Below is a genomic region from Brassica oleracea var. oleracea cultivar TO1000 chromosome C9, BOL, whole genome shotgun sequence.
ATATTGATAATTTAAAGTAAAACAATACTTGGGTTCACCTGTTGTGGTGAATGGTCAAATTCACCTCAACTTTTATCACATATCAAAATGTCACAGGTGAAGTAAATTAAACAATTTACCCGCAAATATTTTTTTTAAAGTGATAATACTTCTGATATTTCATAAAAGATGAAGTGAAACTATGCAAATTCTCCTATATAACCATTTTGAAAAAAAAAATATAACTATACTATCATTCAAGAAAAGGTAGCCAACATTTAAAAATATTATATTTAGTCACTTTTAAAGGCGGATTCATGTAGGGTCCAAATGGTGACATAAAGAATTAAAGAGAATAGCCAATTCCTATTTATTCCTTAAAAATTGCATCATTTATGGGGAATTTTTGCTGCGTTTGATTCCTTGTCATTCTTTGAATTTTAAGGAACTATAGAAGAAAATATTCCTTATCAAAATTGATATGGAACAAAAGGAATAAATATTCATTCTCATTCCTTTTATTTTGTTTCTATTCATTCATTTCATACTCATTTCTATTCATATTTTAATGGTCACCAGCTAGAGTCGTAGTCAAAATAACAAAAATACATCAAATATTCGGTTAAATCTAGTTATGTACTGGATAAGATATTTTAGATGCAGATAAATACATCAAATATTCGGTTAAATCCTAGAAACACAAGGTTATCCTTATAATTTTTTAAAAAATTTGCATAAAGTTTTTCCTTCCTGAACACTTCTCAACACTGATTGTCAATGTCCCACATGTTTATCAAGTATACATCTAATTAAGACTAGGATATTATCAAAGTAAACAATTACAAGGACTCCTATTAAAGTCGTCAGGACAAGATTCACCGGTCTCATAAAAGTAATAGGAGCGTAAATCAATCCAAAAGGCACAACCATGCATTCATACAAGTCATGCTTAGTCACAAATGCATTATTCCATTCACCTCTTTCTTTCATTTTGATTTGATGGTAATTGCTTTTCAAGTTTATCGTAGAAAACACATTAGATCCATGAACTCTATCCTACACATCATTTAATATATGACTAGGATAGCGATACTTGTGTTGTTATTGATAGTTCAACAATGCATACACATCGTCTAAGTTTTTTATTACTTGGGAACAAGCAGAGCTAGTACAACACTTGGATTCATGCTTGTACAAATGTTCCCCTTATCCATAGGCTCACTCACTTTCTTCTGGAGCTTCTTTGTTTTCACAAGATAAGTTTATTAACAGGTCAGTTTGGTAAAGAGGATCCTTGCACAAAATCTATTTGGTATTCTATCCAATAATTTGATGAAAGTTTTCTAAAATTGTCTTCCATAAAGATTTCTTCTATTGTTTTAACTAGTGATCTAACACTTAGAAACATAAAGTCATTATACAGAAAACACTTATGATCCATCATTTTTTTGAAAATAAAAATATTTTGTGAATGGGTCGTTATAACCACTTTACTTACCCACAAAGAATCAAATTGATATGAGCTTTACACATGAATGATACCTAGGATTCATCCCAAAAATGTGACGTAGAGAAAGTTCTTTACCTTCGATATGGAACATGAGTATCTGATTACCAGTAGTGAATTATTCATTGACGAGGAATAGAAAATCAATATGTGTTTTGATGGACACAGTGTCTGGAATCACCAAACACTTTTCATCATTGGAGAAGCTGATAAATTCGAAATTTGGTTTTCGGAAGAAAAAATGTAGGAGAAGAAGACCATATGTGAGCTCTGATGTTCCAAGGCTACTGATAATCCAAAAAACATGCACGAGACAAAGGAAAAACCAGACCAATACGCAAACATTGTTTTCAGTGTGATGAAAAGATGTCTCTGAATGTTGCTTCCGACTGCTCAATATTTTAACACAATTAAATCAAGCAACATGCACCAAGAAATTACGACGGATATTTATGACTGTTTTATAGCCGTTCAAAAATATGAGCATTGTATTGTTTTCCAACGACTGCGGCCTTGGTCGTCGGAAATTCGTCGGATTTTGTTGGAATTTTTGGTAACTTTTCTTCTGTAAACACGAGTTTTCCTCATTCCCCAAAAGAAAAAAATCATGTCTACTCTTTATTATTTTTGATCGTGGATGGATAAACTTCATATGGATTCAAACACCAATATACTGAAAGAAGAATACACAAGAGGTATTAGTAAATTCATGATGTTATCTCAACGACAACCAGAAGCAAATACCGGTATGTTAAGATGTATCTGCTCTACTTGTAAAATAATAGGAATATTAAAAATTAGGATGTTTGGACTCATTTGTACTTGAAAGGGTTTACACCGAGTTACAAGATTTGGTATCTTAATGAAGAAACTGATTATGAATATGGTAGTACTAGTGAACCTTAGAATGCAGATAGGTTAGAAGAACATATACTGGAGAGCTGATGAGGGCCGGGATAAATGCAAATTTTATCAGGATATGAGAGGAAGAGTTCTGGTGCCATACAAAAGAATGTGGTATTTGCCTTTAACGGAAAGATTGAAGATGTTGTAAGCTCAACCAAAGATATGGCATGCAGAGCACTCAACAAATGGTGAAATTAGACATCCTTCAAATACAAAAGTTTGGAAGCATTTCCAATCAACATATCCATAATTTTTGTATGAGAGAAGATATGTCTACCTTAGATTATGTAATGATAGTTTCAACCCATTTGGAAAGCATGGAAGACAATATTCTATATGGCCAATAATTTTCACACTGTACAATATACCGCCAAATTTTTGTATGCAATAAGAGTTTGTGTTCCTCTCCATGCTCTATATGAGTTGCAACAACTATGAACGCATAGTGTTTTTACATACGAAATTCGTATAATTTTTTTTTCAGATGCGAATAAGTGATTTTTTAGCATATGGCAGACTATTTGGATGGACTAACGCATAGAAAACTATCATGTTTATATTGCCAAAATAGCACAAATACTTTCCAACTAAAACAAGCACGAAAAAATGTGTTAGTTGATTTTACCACCCGGTCATCTATATCCTTAGAGTAATGCAGCTTTTGTAATTGACGCATTTGAAAATACAGTCAACAAGAAATCTGCATAATGGAGAAGGAAAAAAACATAGCATATCTCCGGTAGGTAAAAGGAGAAAACGAGAAAATTTGTGTCAACTAGTTCCAGATGTTTAAACTATTAACGGGAAAGGAATTTAAAAAAAAAAATTAACACCATAATACTAAGATTCGTCTTCGTTTGGTCTTGTTCGGTTGAGATAGAATCTACAGATGCGTACATCGTAAGACAATATTTACAGAAGTTTTCGCATCATACAACAAAGCAAGAATCAACCTTTCATTTTTTCTTGGCATCGATAAACATAGCACGCGTCCAGTGTTCAACATCCTCAGACTGCGATGGTGGTGGAGGGTACTTTGGATGCTCCACCAAATCCCATCCGTTCATATCGTTGTTCTTCCGGGTCTCCGATGATTCAGTTGCAGAGAGATAACTAGCTGTTGAGTTCGTATCCTGGTTATAAATTGCGTTCCTCTGCCAGAAAATATTAGTGTTTTAGAGATTTTACTAGGACAACAGAAATATGGAAAAATAAAACATTAATCCCAATCGACATTTACAAAATTTTACTCATTTCCGGGAGAGTTGGATTTAAACCTATAAATGTGTTGTACGACATTACTGGAAACAGTATGAATTTTTAAATCGTTAAATGGGTTATAAAGCGACAACTAATGTTCTTGATTATGGTTGGAGTACAAAAATAATACGAAAAAGAAGAATTAACGTGTACCGGAAGATGGGCACTCTCAAGTATGGAGCTTGAGATGACAGAGTGAGCGTTCCAAATGGACTTGTTGAGTTGTTGAGCCTTCTTGCATGATCTGCAACAACAGAACATATGAAAACATCAGGAAGCTAAATCCAAAAACAGCAGGTGTAAAGGATTTTTACAAAAGATGTGGTGTACCTTGAAGAAGCCATTTTCAGAGAGAAAACAGACCGGACCTCCTTTGATGACGAAAGTGTGGCCAATAATTTGGCAAAAGCTTCAAAAGTTGAGGTCTCGGGCGGCACTTCGAGGGAAAGAGAATTGTAACAATACGCAGTCAAGCACGCAACGCTTTTCTTGAGAAGAGCTATTCCTTTCTGTAGATCTCTGTGTGACTCAACCGAATGAGGAGAAGCAGAGGAGTAATTAAAGCTGTTTCTTCCTGTAGAGTCCAGACGCGCTTCTTTCCTATCTGAATCCATGGAAGCAATACCAAAATTGCTGGAGTTTTTATCTGTCCATGAGTTTTCAACGCTTGTTGTACAGTAATTCTGGCGAGGTATGAAGAGAGGATACTCATTGCTGCAACCAGAAGGATGCATTGTTTAGTTTCATTTTATCCATTTCGGAAAAGAGAAAACTATTGTACCTTCGAGTAGAAGGACGTGCGTCCCAATACGAATTTCGTTGCCATATACGGGAGCAAGAGCCCTGTGTGGTGGTGAAAACACAACGGACAGTGAAGTTTAAGTCTTTACTTATATATGCAGTGCAATCTATTGAAGATGAAAATAACATACCGCAAAACCTGAGCTATGGAGTGCAGGAGCGGCTAGGTTGTGAACAACAAGGTTCAGAAGCTGGACCATCAACCTACTCCACATGTCAGAAAATGTCTTACAAAACCAAACACACTAGGGGGAATGTATAGCCTTAAACAAACATTACCCCAAAGACGCAGCGAGTTCTTCTGATGGGATGGAATGAGGATCCAGACCTTTCGGGAGACGTGAATTGCAAATGAGATTAAACGGATCACCTGAACCGTTTTGAATGTCTCCCTCAAAGCCAACCTGAAATACAGTATAGAGAAACTATTGTAAAAACCACAAGTCCAAGAAGCTGTAATATGCAAATAATGAACTTACTTGGCGTTGAGGGAACAACTTGCATATTTGCTTGACAACCACTGACTGCTTGTGAAGGCGCTCAGACGAAATTGCCATCTGCAGTTACGAAAACTAACTCTTTACATATCTGGTTCGAGATTTCATATCCAGAGCACAATATAGTTCCGTTCCGTTCCTTACATGGCCAAGGCTCTGCGTACATATTAGATTGGGAAAATACTTTTCCACTTGCTCTACTCTAATCTTTTCTAGCTGCAAAACCAAAATCCAACATATTTAAAAAAAAATAAAAAAGCATTAATACATTATATACATCAATCACTCTTAAGCTTTGATTTTTTTTCCTACCGTGGAGCGAGCTGAATCGAGAACTCCATATTTAAGTTTGAGATCACGAGATTCTCTGTCAATCTTAGCCTTTCCTGTGAATATTATTACATAAGACACGTTACTTGGGTAGAACTCGGTCCTTGATCCTTGGAGTTTGACTAAAAGCATACCTTGGGTTAGTTGCTCCTTGTTACGCCGAAGACTATTCTTCAAGTTTGAAATCTTCTCGTTTTGAAGGAATCTCCAATTCTTCTGATCATCAGCTTTTCCCTAAACACTCGAGGAGTTTAAGAACAAAAAGAGATAGAGAGTGGTCATGGAGTCTCGTGAGACACAAACCTTAGCTTCCAATAGCTCACTCAGTTTTGAATGCAAAGAATCTCGTCGAGTCTTTAGTGACTTTAACAAAGTATTATACTCAATCAATCTGTTAAAGACAACCAAAAAAAAAAAATCAAACACCGAAAAAGCGGAAATTCTTCAGATTACGAAAGAATCGATGTTACCTATGATTAACGCAAACGCTGCAGATAGAAGCACGATTCGTATTCTCGCAAATTGCGCAATTACTAGATCGTTTTATCATCTTCTAATACTCCGTTTCCTAAACCAAACCCTAAGAAAATTTCTGATTGAGGCTGTCAAGGCGAGAAATATACAGGGCAGAATCAACGGCGGTTCATGGTCGGAGTCGGATACCGGAATAATAAATCGTTGTAGGGTAACGTCGCGGGCGAGCGAGGCGGATTTGTAGACTTTTCGATTTTTCAATGTAAAATAAAAATGCTTGTAAAAAAAAAACATTTTTTTGTTTGTATTCGGCTGCTTGTAATTCTAGTAATTTCTGTAAAAAACTAGAAAATGGTAATATAATATTAACACTTTTATCAAAAAAAAAATTTCCATTTCGATAAATGACAAAAAGAAATAAAATAAATATATCACCAATTTACCGCAAAATCAGTTTTGATACATCCCATAAGTTAACAAGTTAGATATGTAAACTCTCTTTTCTCTCGTCTTCTCCGCTTTGCCTCTCCACTGTTTTGGAGCATGCGTCATTGACGGTGTAAGAGGGCTTTCATTTCTTTAATCCCTTGTTTTTCGCTCTTCTCTTTTTCCTTTCCCTTCTCCATCGATCGTCGATATGTTGTCTGTTGTGGGCTCGTCTCAGGCGTCGCTGCCCTGAGTTCTAGAGCAGTGGCGAGGCGTGTCAAGGGTAGGAGCGTGGGTGGTCTATTCCGCGGTCTGTCGGGGCTCGGTGGTGGTGCTCGGGGTCTCGTTCTGGTTCTTCTGGTGGAGGCTTGCGTGATTGATGAAGAGAACCTGCGTTCTTCATAGGGGGGCTAATGATTTAAGATCTCTTCGCAGGCCCTCTCTTTCTCATCACCAGTGAGAGATTGCTGCAGTCGGCTTAGGTTTTGGGTCTTGGTCATCTACCTCGGTGGTGGTTGTGAGCTGTTGCCGGCAGATATATGTGTAGGTCGTTACGGTTTGTTCTTGTGGCTAGAAGGCGATTCCGTCAAATCTATGCTGATTTCTGAGCTCTCTCTGCTTGTCGGAGTTGGCTGTGGCGTTCTGACGAAGCAAGTAGGTTAGAGCCCTCATGTACGATGTTTGTTAGTCTCCGGTTCTCAGAGGTTGTCCCTCATGCGAGTGTGCTGGTGTTGTCGAATTGGTCTGCTTCCTCGGTGGCGGCATGAGTTGCTTCATTCATTTATTTAGGGAGAGACTCTTCGGATTCAATCCTTGTGGCGTTAGCTTCTTTCATGGCGCAGGTCCCGGTGGCTGTGGAGGGCTTATCTTCCATTCGCCTATCCGAATAAGAGCGGTTTTCTAGCATGTGCTTTGTTTCGGTGGTTAGGTGGAATTCTCTTGAGCTCAATATGTGATGTGCTCCGAATCAGCAGCAAAAACAAATCAAGAAGGTTTGATTTATGGGATTGAGTTTTAAATGACATGGACTTGACGATTTATGAAAATATGTTTATGGACATGCTTCAGCCCAAAGAAAGAAAAGCCCAACAAGAAAATACAAGCAATGGTCGAATAATATATCAATATGACGGCAATTCAAAGACCGTCGACCATGCGGAAGCACGAGACCACCGAAGAGTCTTTTGTTCCAAACTTTCCAAATTCGGTCAAATCATCATTTTGGTCAAATCAAAGTCTTTGGTCAAGTCTTCCTTGTTTTTTTAAGTTGCTAATTTCTATGTTTGGCTAGTCTTTTGCATTACAACCTTTTGTATGCTTTGCCTATTATATAAAGGTCACTTGATCAATGAAATAAAATGAGCTTTGATTATTATTTTTGGAACCTTGAGAATAATTTTCACTTTTCTTTCAATGGTGTGTAATATCAATTGATCTTATCGATCCATCTTGGTGCGTCATACCCAAGGGATCAAACCGATTCGTCCTGATGCGTTATATCCAGGGAATCATCCTCTTTGTTGTCTACGTGCGTCATATCCTAGGATATTGAGTTGGGAATATCAGCAGACTTCAACATCTGCAGTGCGACCCTTCGATCCATTCATTTCTCCCTTGTTGGTCTAGTGTATCATATCTAGCAACAACTGGAGTTGGGAATATCAACAGCCTTCCGCAACTTATGTGCGACCCTTCAATCCACCATTTTTCATTCGATCCGTCTGAGATCATATTCCCATAGTCCGGCTGAGTGATCCTTTCCTAATCACTACAAGAAAACACATGGTTAACGACGAAAATTAACGAGGAANNNNNNNNNNNNNNNNNNNNNNNNNNNNNNNNNNNNNNNNNNNNNNNNNNNNNNNNNNNNNNNNNNNNNNNNNNNNNNNNNNNNNNNNNNNNNNNNNNNNAACGAGGAAAACCGCCCTCGTTAAGATTATGTTTTCTTGTAGTGAATCTAGGACGTATCAAGTGGTATCAGAGCCACTCAACTGGTACTTGTCTATTCATTTTCTCATCTTTCCATTTTCTTCATCCATCTTCTACCTTTCATCTTTTTTTCTTTATAAAAAAAAAGAGTTCTACGAAAAGCCAACAAATCATCCCATCTGAAGCTAAAGAAAGACAGATTTGAGGACAAATCTTTTTAAAAGACGAGAGATTGATGCGCCCCGAATCAGCAGCAGAAACAAATCAAGAAGGTTTGGCTTATGGGATTGAGTTTTAAACGAGATGGGCTTGACGATTTATGAAAATATGTTTATGGACATGCTTCAGCCCAAAGAAAGAAAAGACCAACAAGAAAATACAAGAAATGGTCGAAAAATATATCAATCTGACATCAATTCAAAGACCTTCGACCGCGGAAAACACGAGACCAGCCGAAGAGTCATTCGTTCCAAACCTTCCAACTTCGGTCAAGTCATCATTTTGGTCAAATCAAAGTCTTTGGTCAAGTCTTCCTTGTTTTTATAAGTTGATAATTTCTATGTTTGACTAGTCGTTTGTATTCCAACCTTTTGTATGCTTTACCTATTATATAAAGGTCATTTGATCAATGAAATAAAATAAGCTTTGATTATTATTTTTGGAACCTTGAGAGTGATTCTCACTTTTCTTTCAATGGTGTGTAATATCCATTGATCTTATCGATCCGTCTTGGTGCGTCATATCCAAGGGATCAAACCGATTCGTCCTGGTGCGTCATATCTAGGGAATCATCCTCTTTGTCGTCTAGGTGTGTCATATCCTAGGACATGGAGTTGGGAATATCAGCAGCCTTCCGCATCTGCTGTGCGACCCTTCGATCTATCCATTTCTCCCTTGTTGGTCTAGTGCGTCATATCTAGCAACAACTGGAGTTGGGAATATCAGCAGCCTTCCGCATCTGCTGTGCGACCCTTCGATCTATCCATTTCTCCCTTGTTGGTCTAGTGCGTCATATCTAGCAACAACTGGAGTTGGGAATATCAACAGCCTTTTGCAACTGTTGTGCGACCCTTCAATCCACCATTTCTCATTTGATCCGTCTGAGATCATATCCCCATAGTCCGGCTGATTGATCCTTTCCTAATCTAGGACGTATCATGAGATCTGGTGCTTGTGAGGTTCGATAAGGAGGAGTAGAGGAAGCAGGTCTCACTACAGGAAATGTGGGTATTAATAGCATCAGATTATAGTGTTTTTGACAATTCTGCTATCATATATTAACACTGGTTTTTTTAATTGTATTTATAAATTTAAAACGCTATGTTTAGTATCGCGGGAAAAAAAAAGTTAGCCGCCTTAATTTGCTAAGTGTTGGCTCCAATAATTAGAGAAAAAATATATTTTACCAACAAAACACTTATCAGATTCACTGAGATGGCTCTCTCTCTCTCTCTCTCTCTTAACCTTCGTTCCCCAATTCCTCAGATTCTTCTTTCTCCGTCGCTGAGAATAAAGGAGGACAAAGTTCTTCTCTTTTCTGAATCCCCTCTATTCTATCTAAACCCGAACCCACTCCCCTCAATTTCATTTTAAGAGTGAAAAACCACTTCCTTATCCACAAGCCCAAAACGTTCTTGTTTGCTCCTCCGGTAGAAAGAAAATGGCGACTGCAAACGCTCTCTCTTCTGCCTCAGTCCTCTGCTCTTCACGCCAGGTGAAGTCTTTGTCTGAAATTTTAACCATTACTTCATTCTATTTCAATCAATTTGGCTTAAAGCTGTTGGGCAGTTAAGGAACTATAGGATGGCAAGTCTGCTTGGATGTTGCTATGAAGGTGAAGAGAGACTTCTTGTTCATGAGTTTATGCCTAACGAAACTCTGGCTAAGCATCTTTTCCACTGTAAGATTAAGCTTTCTTCTCTCGGTTATGGCTCTCTATGTATGGTTACATCAAGCTTGAGACAGAAAGAGTTAATATGTTTCAGGGGAGTCGCAACCTATGAAGTGGGCAATGCGAGTAAGAGTAGCTTTACATATTGCTCCTGCTGGTATTCCCCGTGGTGCTTGCCGTGGAACTGCTGATATGAGTGACTTAACTAGGTTGTAAACTAGGTTGTGGCTGTGATTGTGTGTATTTTGGCTGGTAAAGCTGCTGGAGCTTAAGTGATTGTTGTTCCTTCTCTGCTTAAACAAACACATCTTTTTCTTCTCTGCCTAAAGTAAAGTTTGAAGTTAGTCCTTTTAAGACTTGACAAGACTTTTTTTTTTTTTGACATCATAATAGACTAGAAGCCTATGGGGCCACCGGTTCAAATAGCCAAACCGGAGGTAAAGAATCGACATATAGCATAGCTGAAGGAGAACTCCTCGCACCACGTGCAAGCTTGTCCGCCATTGTGTTTTGTGCCCTTGAGATATATCTGATCGTGAAGTTGGGGAAGAAAGTCTTACTTCGGCAGAATTCTTCCATGTGTGTAGCGAACGCCGGCCATTCTTCAGGTGAGGACACCATCTTCACCAATTGAGAACAATCCGTCACAAATACTACATCTGAGAACTGCAGGGTCTTCATGCACTCCATTGCCCAAATCAGAGCTTCACATTCAGCATGTAAAGGTGATAGGCTACGTCGAAGGTTCATTGCGCCCATCATTACGTCCTCTGAGTTTATCTTTTGGCAATACCAGCCCTGGCCTGTAAAAGCATCATGTTCTCTCCACGCCCCATCAATGTAGCAAACTCGAGAGGACCCCAATGTCTGCCAACTCCCATCTGTCGGTGGAAACCCCTGATTCTCTTGTACCAAGAGTTGGGCTTCAGCCCAAAGTGATCCTTCAACATCCGCTCTGCGCAAAATTTCTTGAGGACTTACAGTCCTATTATTATGAATTTTGTCAT
It encodes:
- the LOC106313710 gene encoding uncharacterized protein LOC106313710, with the translated sequence MIKRSSNCAICENTNRASICSVCVNHRLIEYNTLLKSLKTRRDSLHSKLSELLEAKGKADDQKNWRFLQNEKISNLKNSLRRNKEQLTQGKAKIDRESRDLKLKYGVLDSARSTLEKIRVEQVEKYFPNLICTQSLGHMAISSERLHKQSVVVKQICKLFPQRQVGFEGDIQNGSGDPFNLICNSRLPKGLDPHSIPSEELAASLGLMVQLLNLVVHNLAAPALHSSGFAGSCSRIWQRNSYWDARPSTRSNEYPLFIPRQNYCTTSVENSWTDKNSSNFGIASMDSDRKEARLDSTGRNSFNYSSASPHSVESHRDLQKGIALLKKSVACLTAYCYNSLSLEVPPETSTFEAFAKLLATLSSSKEVRSVFSLKMASSRSCKKAQQLNKSIWNAHSVISSSILESAHLPRNAIYNQDTNSTASYLSATESSETRKNNDMNGWDLVEHPKYPPPPSQSEDVEHWTRAMFIDAKKK